The following nucleotide sequence is from Rutidosis leptorrhynchoides isolate AG116_Rl617_1_P2 unplaced genomic scaffold, CSIRO_AGI_Rlap_v1 contig244, whole genome shotgun sequence.
CTGCAAATCATCTGTAATTTTCTTTGCACGATCAATTTTCTCTGAAATATCCATCTGGGTATGTTTGATTTCTTTATCCTATCCATAAAGTTTGATACTTGATTGATCTCAGTGAATGATCCATCTGGGCATGTTTGATTTCTTTAATATGTCCATAAAGTTTGATGCTTGAGTGATGTCAACGATTGTTCCATCTGGGTATGTTTGATTTCTCTATCCAATTCTGGATTTAAATGCATTGTCTGGATTGTTCTTATTATCATGACCAGCTATCCAATTGTGTTAAATAGCTCCAAATCCTTCATTGCATATCCCATTGATATAGAACCAGGATCCATCAGGGGAGGTATACGAAAGTCGAAGACATTTCAACCTTTCACGATGCTTAAATCGTTTGTTAATCGTATTCATTATTATTGCAAGCTCCATCCACTTGTAGCTTCTATCATTTCATTGTCATTGGGGCTCATTGTTGTTCTAATAGTCTTGTCACTACATGGGAACGTCCATTATCGAATGTCAGTGTTGATTACCGGAGAAGATGATGAATACCCCTTTGCAAAGCTTAAGAATCTTGTTATGGTTGCTGGCCATTCAGTTTATATAAGTAGTAATTGTGGGAAGGTAGATAAAGAGGATTCTTGGTTTTTGGAGTCATATCAGAGGAATCCTGGTCAAGCTGATACTTTTTTGAGTCATATGGAGAAAGGAGTTGAGATTACAGCACATGATGATGACGCTTTGCTTTTGTTTAGTGGCGGCGAGACGAGGAAAGAGGCTGGCCCTCGAAGTGAGGCTCAGAGTTATTGGACCGTTTCAGATTCCAAAGGATGGTTTGGTGAGTTACGCATTTTCCTTATTTTTTGTGGTTATCTAGTTCTTACTCGATTTTGGGCAGCTTTGGCGCAACCGGTTAAGGTTGCTCCTAGAGGTCACAAGTTCGCGTCTGAAACAGCCTTTTTACAATTGCAAGGGAAGTCCGCATACAATGACATTCTCCCCATGGGGGGAGCCTTACTGCACAAGGGTTTGCACTTTAGTTCTCACTCGATTTTGTTCTGTTGTGAACTTGTGATTGCAATGTAGGCAAGGCTGAAAGCGTAAGGTGGAGGGCAATGACAGAGGAACATGCAAGAGATAGCTTTGAGAATCTCCTCTTTAGTGTATGTAGATTCCGGGAGCTTACTGGCAAATATCCTGAGAACATAACCGTAAGTCAATTTCCAACATCCATCTTTCAAATAATATTGATTGCATCAGAGTTTCACTTATAATATATAGAAAACTCGCAGGTTGTAAGTTATGATTTCAAAGAGATAAGATTTGCAAATCAGCATAGGTCAGCTATTCGATTTCCAGAATCGAGGTTTTTTTACTCAGGCACACTGGCTACGCCAAGCTCAAAAGAAGCAGCTTTTAAAGGCGAGGCATTGGTGAGGAGCCATTTTCTGGAAGATCCATATGGATGTCGGAGTTCTCTATGGCGTAAGAAATTGAAGCGTGACCCATTTCATCGCTCAATCCCTTACCCAAATGGCTGTCCTGAGATTCGAGACTTGTTTATATATTGTGGTCAAACTCTTTATCCAGGTTCTCTACCCTGGACTTAACTTGGAATAGAAGCAACCAAATTTATCAATGTATTTACTTCTCCTCATCTGGAAATACATATACTTGTAGCACAAACCAAATGATATGATCGATACAGTTATAAAAAGAAAGATTGCTTTATTTCAATATAAGTTGTAGACAACAGAAAGTTTGAATCTTTGATCCTTTCGATCCATCTTAAATACATTTGGATTATTACATGATTTAGACAGATGCTATCTAAATTACATAGGGATTGCAACACATTGATTACAGAAAAATCAACATTATCACTGTGTTCAAATCAACTATTTTGAGACGGAGGTAATTTTACATTGCGCTGCCTGCACAAAAGAATCGAGCCTAGAGTGACATATCCGTATCCGTATTATTTTACCTCAGAGCAATTGTTCGGACCAACAGGCTCTCTCAGGCAATTAGATATTGCCATAACAGCAGCTTCAATAGATGCATCTTCTCCCTGTTTCAGTAAATATCATAAAACTAAATGTATATTATTATGCCTTTAATCCAGTAAAAGTGTAACCAGCAAAAATCACCTGCTCTTTCCAGTAGAAAATGTTTCCGTATTTCCCGGCCAAACGGCTCCAAAAGCTACGTGGGATATCTAAATCTACTGTAGCCCCCACGTTGAAATTCAGTATGTTTCCTGGTTTTAACATAAGAAACTCGTGCATATGAATTGCCAAACCAAGATAAAAATCCATCATTGTAATAATCTAGTAaacaaaagacaaactttatttcatTACCAAAGGTGGGATCAGCGACGAAAACGATTGTTCGATCGTCCACCTGCCAAAAATCTTTAATGGCCAATCCTGGTGTATCGGGATAATTTTGAGCTAGAACTCGTAATTTGAACCCAGTGTCCTTTTCAATATCGACAATCTCCTGCGATATTCTTCTCTCCTGCACAAGTATCAATCGGACATTCAGCAGGGAAATTGCAAATCGTGTTCGCATAGCACTTCCAAATGTCGATAAGATGAAC
It contains:
- the LOC139882213 gene encoding thylakoid lumenal 15.0 kDa protein 2, chloroplastic-like; amino-acid sequence: MAVLKLYPSLPLTQVTIKASSSSSQRCSSKPIINHVWVSEFRAKSLNFLLSGALTLSFSLTGAGFAEAKVGVNKPELLPKEFSPVIDVAGFLSDGQERRISQEIVDIEKDTGFKLRVLAQNYPDTPGLAIKDFWQVDDRTIVFVADPTFGNILNFNVGATVDLDIPRSFWSRLAGKYGNIFYWKEQGEDASIEAAVMAISNCLREPVGPNNCSEVK
- the LOC139882209 gene encoding uncharacterized protein C57A10.07-like — encoded protein: MTSYPIVLNSSKSFIAYPIDIEPGSIRGGIRKSKTFQPFTMLKSFVNRIHYYCKLHPLVASIISLSLGLIVVLIVLSLHGNVHYRMSVLITGEDDEYPFAKLKNLVMVAGHSVYISSNCGKVDKEDSWFLESYQRNPGQADTFLSHMEKGVEITAHDDDALLLFSGGETRKEAGPRSEAQSYWTVSDSKGWFGKAESVRWRAMTEEHARDSFENLLFSVCRFRELTGKYPENITVVSYDFKEIRFANQHRSAIRFPESRFFYSGTLATPSSKEAAFKGEALVRSHFLEDPYGCRSSLWRKKLKRDPFHRSIPYPNGCPEIRDLFIYCGQTLYPGSLPWT